A window of Tripterygium wilfordii isolate XIE 37 chromosome 7, ASM1340144v1, whole genome shotgun sequence contains these coding sequences:
- the LOC120002265 gene encoding DDB1- and CUL4-associated factor 8-like isoform X1: MNNSRSNKRPRRSLERAVVDVWQRELGSLSTRNFAHRLAASEDLVLRLDTYKKLEKHRGCVNTVSFNGDGDILVSGSDDRRVILWDWQTGQIKLSFHTGHLNNVFQAKIMPYSDDRSIVTCAADGQVLHTQILERRVETSFLGKHKGRAHKLAIEPGSPHIFYTCGEDGLVQHFDLRTGAAAELFTCHHTNDRSSMPVIRLNAIAIDPRNPNLFAVAGSDEYTRLYDIRKYKWDASSDFGLPTDHFCPPHLINDDAVGITGLAFSDQSELLVSYNDEFIYLFTHHMGLGSNPTLSSTTSVCSDASDMGSGSRVPSSPMDAEEKLIPQVYKGHCNRDTVKGVNFFGPGCEYVVSGSDCGQIFIWKKKGGELIRVMEADKHVVNCVESHPHSTVLASSGIENNIKIWTPKAIERATLPPNTEQLRPKPRSWMYRMASPQDLMVQLFSMESRRISPDLREENSSTGHELLELMLTFNANNDVSSDEGGDNSGPEDFFG, from the exons ATGAACAATAGCAGGAGCAACAAGAGGCCTAGAAGGAGTCTCGAGAGGGCAGTGGTAGATGTTTGGCAACGGGAACTTGGCTCGCTCTCCACTCGAAATTTCGCACACCGTCTCGCCGCTTCGGAG GATCTTGTACTAAGACTTGATACCTACAAGAAGCTAGAAAAGCACCGAGGTTGTGTGAACACAGTGAGCTTCAATGGAGATGGTGACATTTTGGTATCGGGATCTGATGACAGGCGAGTTATACTTTGGGACTGGCAAACTGGGCAGATAAAGCTTTCATTTCATACTGGTCATCTTAACAACGTTTTCCAAGCAAAGATTATGCCATACTCAGATGATCGAAGCATTGTCACCTGTGCTGCAGATGGACAG GTTCTGCATACTCAGATTCTGGAGCGTAGGGTGGAAACTTCTTTCCTAGGAAAACATAAGGGCAGAGCTCATAAGTTGGCTATTGAACCTGGGAGCCCTCATATATTCTATACTTGCGGTGAAGATGGATTGGTCCAGCAT TTCGATCTGCGAACTGGGGCCGCTGCAGAACTCTTCACATGTCATCATACCAACGATAGGAGTTCCATGCCAGTCATACGTCTAAATGCAATCGCAATAGACCCAAGGAACCCAAATCTCTTTGCAGTTGCAGGGTCTGATGAGTATACTAGACTATACGATATCCGCAAGTATAAGTGGGATGCGTCGTCTGATTTCGGTTTACCTACAGATCACTTCTGCCCTCCTCATTTGATTAATGATGATGCAGTTGGAATTACAGGCTTGGCCTTCTCGGATCAAAGCGAGCTTCTTGTCTCGTACAATGATGAGTTCATCTATCTTTTTACTCACCATATGGGATTAGGATCTAATCCAACTCTATCTTCTACCACATCTGTGTGTAGTGATGCAAGTGATATGGGATCGGGCTCACGAGTGCCTTCCTCACCCATGGATGCTGAGGAAAAACTTATTCCCCAGGTCTACAAGGGCCATTGTAATCGTGATACAGTGAAGGGAGTGAACTTCTTTGGGCCTGGATGTGAATATGTGGTAAGCGGGTCTGATTGTGGCCAGATTtttatttggaagaaaaaagGTGGAGAGCTCATTCGTGTCATGGAGGCAGATAAGCATGTGGTGAACTGCGTTGAATCTCATCCGCATAGCACAGTGCTTGCTAGTAGTGGAATTGAGAATAACATCAAGATATGGACTCCAAAGGCCATTGAAAGAGCTACTCTTCCTCCAAACACTGAACAG TTAAGACCAAAGCCGAGGAGCTGGATGTATCGAATGGCTTCACCTCAGGACCTGATGGTGCAATTATTTTCAATGGAAAGTCGGAGGATTAGCCCAGATCTCAGGGAGGAAAACTCTTCTACAGGTCACGAACTTCTGGAACTTATGTTGACATTTAATGCCAACAACGATGTTTCTTCTGATGAAGGAGGAGATAACTCTGGTCCCGAGGACTTCTTTGGTTGA
- the LOC120002266 gene encoding hippocampus abundant transcript 1 protein-like: protein MEKKALGGLSHLFVTAFLSSFGTFIVIPAITDVTIAAVCPAQDQCSLAIYLTGIQQAVIGLGTVVMMPVIGNLSDVYGRKALLTLPLTLSIIPLVILAYSRETNFFYAYYVLRILTAMVSEGSTNCLALAYVADRISEGKRASAFAILSGVISAALVCGTLAARFLSPASAFQVAAFVSMAAAVYMRVFLKESIANGNGLTQPILKEGPDNSAQIDCDLPRHVPVFKKIPSVGDLVCLLKSSVTLSQVAVVAFFQSLAENGMMSSLMYFLKARFQYDKNQYADLMLIMAVAGTLSQLVLMPILVPAMGEGRLLSIGLLLGSVNTIIYSISWSAWVPLAVTLFSGFQVIVTPSLRSIASKQVGPNEQGKAQGCISGISSSANIIAPLIFSPLTALFLSEAAPFYFPGFSIMCIGLATIIAFIQSCIIRAAPTSSTKSAATEDDVEGASP, encoded by the exons ATGGAAAAGAAGGCATTAGGAGGGCTGAGCCACCTTTTTGTGACGGCGTTCCTGTCTAGCTTTGGCACTTTCATTGTGATTCCGGCAATTACTGATGTCACCATCGCCGCTGTTTGTCCTGCTCAAGATCAATGCTCCCTTGCCATTTACCTCACCGGAATCCAACAAGCA GTGATAGGATTGGGGACGGTGGTGATGATGCCAGTAATTGGAAATCTATCAGACGTGTATGGAAGGAAAGCTTTGCTCACACTCCCCTTGACCCTCTCCATTATTCCTCTAG TGATTTTGGCGTATAGCagggaaaccaatttcttctaTGCCTACTATGTGCTCAGGATACTCACTGCTATGGTCTCCGAAGGCAGCACAAACTGCCTCGCTCTTGCTTATGTG GCAGATAGGATTTCAGAGGGGAAAAGGGCATCGGCATTTGCAATTCTATCTGGTGTGATCTCAGCTGCACTTGTCTGTGGAACCTTAGCTGCTCGTTTCCTTTCTCCAGCTTCGGCATTCCAG GTTGCCGCGTTTGTCTCAATGGCTGCTGCTGTGTACATGAGAGTTTTTCTTAAGGAAAGCATAGCAAACGGTAATGGTCTCACACAGCCAATCTTGAAGGAAGGACCGGATAATTCGGCACAAATTGATTGTGATTTACCTAGGCATGTACCTGTGTTCAAGAAAATTCCATCAGTTGGAGATCTTGTCTGCTTGCTGAAGAGTAG TGTCACGTTATCACAAGTAGCAGTTGTTGCATTCTTCCAAAGTCTTGCAGAAAATGGGATGATGTCTTCTTTAATG TACTTCTTGAAGGCCCGTTTTCAATATGACAAAAATCAGTATGCTGACTTAATGCTAATTATGGCAGTTGCAGGGACTCTGTCACAG TTGGTTCTAATGCCCATTTTGGTACCTGCTATGGGAGAGGGAAGATTACTCTCAATAGGTCTCTTATTGGGCAGCGTAAAT ACTATAATTTACAGCATTTCTTGGTCGGCATGG GTTCCGTTGGCGGTTACTTTGTTTTCTGGTTTTCAAGTTATTGTGACTCCAAGT TTACGAAGCATTGCATCGAAACAAGTTGGGCCCAACGAACAA GGGAAAGCTCAGGGATGCATTTCAGGCATAAGTTCCTCTGCCAACATTATTGCCCCATTAATTTTTAGTCCTCTCACAG CTTTGTTCTTGTCTGAAGCAGCGCCGTTCTATTTCCCTGGATTCAGTATCATGTGCATTGGACTTGCGACG ATAATCGCTTTCATTCAAAGTTGTATCATAAGGGCTGCTCCAACTTCAAGCACAAAGTCAGCAGCAACTGAGGATGATGTAGAAGGAGCTTCTCCCTAG
- the LOC120002265 gene encoding DDB1- and CUL4-associated factor 8-like isoform X2, whose product MNNSRSNKRPRRSLERAVVDVWQRELGSLSTRNFAHRLAASEDLVLRLDTYKKLEKHRGCVNTVSFNGDGDILVSGSDDRRVILWDWQTGQIKLSFHTGHLNNVFQAKIMPYSDDRSIVTCAADGQILERRVETSFLGKHKGRAHKLAIEPGSPHIFYTCGEDGLVQHFDLRTGAAAELFTCHHTNDRSSMPVIRLNAIAIDPRNPNLFAVAGSDEYTRLYDIRKYKWDASSDFGLPTDHFCPPHLINDDAVGITGLAFSDQSELLVSYNDEFIYLFTHHMGLGSNPTLSSTTSVCSDASDMGSGSRVPSSPMDAEEKLIPQVYKGHCNRDTVKGVNFFGPGCEYVVSGSDCGQIFIWKKKGGELIRVMEADKHVVNCVESHPHSTVLASSGIENNIKIWTPKAIERATLPPNTEQLRPKPRSWMYRMASPQDLMVQLFSMESRRISPDLREENSSTGHELLELMLTFNANNDVSSDEGGDNSGPEDFFG is encoded by the exons ATGAACAATAGCAGGAGCAACAAGAGGCCTAGAAGGAGTCTCGAGAGGGCAGTGGTAGATGTTTGGCAACGGGAACTTGGCTCGCTCTCCACTCGAAATTTCGCACACCGTCTCGCCGCTTCGGAG GATCTTGTACTAAGACTTGATACCTACAAGAAGCTAGAAAAGCACCGAGGTTGTGTGAACACAGTGAGCTTCAATGGAGATGGTGACATTTTGGTATCGGGATCTGATGACAGGCGAGTTATACTTTGGGACTGGCAAACTGGGCAGATAAAGCTTTCATTTCATACTGGTCATCTTAACAACGTTTTCCAAGCAAAGATTATGCCATACTCAGATGATCGAAGCATTGTCACCTGTGCTGCAGATGGACAG ATTCTGGAGCGTAGGGTGGAAACTTCTTTCCTAGGAAAACATAAGGGCAGAGCTCATAAGTTGGCTATTGAACCTGGGAGCCCTCATATATTCTATACTTGCGGTGAAGATGGATTGGTCCAGCAT TTCGATCTGCGAACTGGGGCCGCTGCAGAACTCTTCACATGTCATCATACCAACGATAGGAGTTCCATGCCAGTCATACGTCTAAATGCAATCGCAATAGACCCAAGGAACCCAAATCTCTTTGCAGTTGCAGGGTCTGATGAGTATACTAGACTATACGATATCCGCAAGTATAAGTGGGATGCGTCGTCTGATTTCGGTTTACCTACAGATCACTTCTGCCCTCCTCATTTGATTAATGATGATGCAGTTGGAATTACAGGCTTGGCCTTCTCGGATCAAAGCGAGCTTCTTGTCTCGTACAATGATGAGTTCATCTATCTTTTTACTCACCATATGGGATTAGGATCTAATCCAACTCTATCTTCTACCACATCTGTGTGTAGTGATGCAAGTGATATGGGATCGGGCTCACGAGTGCCTTCCTCACCCATGGATGCTGAGGAAAAACTTATTCCCCAGGTCTACAAGGGCCATTGTAATCGTGATACAGTGAAGGGAGTGAACTTCTTTGGGCCTGGATGTGAATATGTGGTAAGCGGGTCTGATTGTGGCCAGATTtttatttggaagaaaaaagGTGGAGAGCTCATTCGTGTCATGGAGGCAGATAAGCATGTGGTGAACTGCGTTGAATCTCATCCGCATAGCACAGTGCTTGCTAGTAGTGGAATTGAGAATAACATCAAGATATGGACTCCAAAGGCCATTGAAAGAGCTACTCTTCCTCCAAACACTGAACAG TTAAGACCAAAGCCGAGGAGCTGGATGTATCGAATGGCTTCACCTCAGGACCTGATGGTGCAATTATTTTCAATGGAAAGTCGGAGGATTAGCCCAGATCTCAGGGAGGAAAACTCTTCTACAGGTCACGAACTTCTGGAACTTATGTTGACATTTAATGCCAACAACGATGTTTCTTCTGATGAAGGAGGAGATAACTCTGGTCCCGAGGACTTCTTTGGTTGA
- the LOC120001586 gene encoding pentatricopeptide repeat-containing protein At2g17033 — MYQHVCIYSQTATISLSWSRSSLPPPSRLVKSTIRCVALTKQGERFLNTIAAKDTDSSLADRLIGKFVAASSKSVALNALSYLLSSQDGNSRFSSLALPLYYRITEASWFNWNPKLMADLIALLDKRGRHKECETLMIEATSKLSSRERELAMFYCNLMDSLSKQKSERGFDDCYDRLYRIVCDSCSVYVKRQGYKSMIGGLCERGEPKGAQNLIEEMRMKGIKPSLFEFRSVLYAYGRLGLFADMQRSIDEIENEGFKIDTVCSNMVLSSYGAHDELPRMVSWLQKMRTSGIQMSTRTYNTTLNSCPTLTRMLQGSNDFPVSITELVEILSESEVLLVKELACSSVLEEAMEWDSMEAKLDLHGMHLGSAYLIMLQWMEEMRRRLGGGEFVVPAGITVVCGSGKHSSARGESPIKIMVKKMMIQTKSPMRIDRKNIGCFVAKGKAVKDWLFQ; from the exons ATGTATCAACATGTGTGCATCTACTCACAAACGGCGACGATTTCTCTCTCGTGGAGTCGATCGTCACTTCCACCGCCATCGCGTTTGGTGAAGTCCACTATTCGATGTGTGGCGCTAACAAAACAAGGCGAACGGTTTCTGAACACAATCGCCGCGAAAGACACCGACTCCTCACTCGCCGACCGGTTGATTGGCAAATTCGTGGCTGCATCGTCGAAATCTGTGGCTCTGAATGCCCTATCCTATCTACTATCCTCTCAAGACGGCAACTCCCGCTTCTCCTCTCTAGCTCTCCCG TTGTATTACAGAATCACAGAGGCATCTTGGTTCAATTGGAATCCCAAACTAATGGCAGATCTCATTGCGTTGCTTGATAAACGAGGAAGACACAAGGAATGTGAAACCCTAATGATTGAAGCTACTTCTAAATTATCATCTCGAGAGCGAGAACTTGCTATGTTTTACTGCAATTTGATGGATTCTCTATCCAAGCAGAAATCCGAGAGAGGTTTTGATGATTGTTATGATAGATTGTATCGGATTGTTTGTGATTCTTGTTCTGTTTATGTGAAACGCCAAGGTTATAAATCAATGATAGGTGGTTTGTGTGAAAGGGGTGAACCTAAAGGAGCACAGAATTTGATTGAGGAGATGAGAATGAAGGGGATTAAGCCATCATTGTTTGAATTTAGGTCAGTTCTATATGCATATGGAAGATTAGGATTGTTTGCAGATATGCAGAGAAGTATCGATGAAATCGAGAATGAAGGTTTCAAGATCGATACAGTTTGTTCGAATATGGTTCTTTCGTCGTATGGAGCTCATGATGAGCTTCCCAGAATGGTTTCTTGGCTACAAAAGATGAGAACTTCAGGCATCCAAATGTCAACAAGGACCTACAATACGACCTTGAATTCTTGTCCCACACTGACCAGGATGCTGCAAGGTTCGAATGATTTTCCAGTCTCAATTACAGAGCTGGTAGAGATTTTGAGTGAAAGCGAGGTACTGTTAGTTAAAGAGTTGGCTTGCTCATCGGTTTTGGAGGAGGCAATGGAGTGGGATTCCATGGAAGCAAAGTTGGATCTTCACGGAATGCATTTGGGTTCAGCATACCTTATCATGTTGCAGTGGATGGAGGAGATGAGACGCAGACTCGGTGGTGGAGAGTTTGTGGTTCCAGCAGGGATTACAGTAGTTTGTGGGTCTGGAAAGCATAGCAGTGCTAGAGGGGAATCACCCATCAAAATTATGGTTAAAAAGATGATGATTCAAACTAAAAGTCCAATGAGAATTGATAGGAAGAATATTGGTTGCTTTGTTGCCAAAGGGAAAGCCGTGAAAGATTGGCTATTTCAGTGA